The DNA segment CCGCGACAGTAAGTGTTCCGGGCGCGCAACCTCTCGGTACGTCAACCACGTCGCCCGCTGCGCGCCCTAAGCGGGTAGCGCTTCGGCTGGTCCGTTGAAGGTATGCCTTTCACGATCAAGTGCCGCGGTCGCTCACCTGTGCCCCTCGACTGCGACGCGTGGACGaagccgcgctgctgcgcgtacGACCGGGTCACCCATTGCCACCGCGGCAGTTCAGTTGCAATGTCCACGTCGTCCGTCACGCTCGCCATGGCAAACAACATGGGCCCCATGAGGCCCAGCGGCGCAGATGTTGTCGCGAACACGGAAAGCCCTTTCAGCCTCTGGTTTCCCGTCCTGTCAGTCGATCTCCCCGCATTCGCAGCAACCGCAGAAGCGTACGTGACGTTGTCGAAGCACATCGTGCAGTCCTCGTCGATCACGCGCAGCGTCCACGAAGGCAGCTGATCAGGGTCCAGTCGCACCAGAGAGTCAGTTTCAGAGGCAGCAAGACCGCGCTGTGTGGTCGTCAACCGCTCAACAGCAGTCTCGTGGTGCACGAGGACGGAAAACGGCGATGGAAACTCAGATCGACGGGCCGCCTCCTTTGACAACCGTATCGACCGCTTCTGTTGTGAGCCTACATTGATCGTGAATCGGCTGATAGCACAGTGAACCATGACTATGAGAGCAAGTAAGACGGCTAGCGCAACCAGGAAACGTTTTTGAATTTGTGAACGCAGACATTGTGCCGCGGATCGTCGAGGATGTCCGCAAAATCTGAACGAGTGGGTCTGTGCTACTTCATTCAAGAAGTCATCGTTTCTCGACAGTGTGCTGGCGCTACTCTTATCACCGCTCGCCTCTC comes from the Leishmania infantum JPCM5 genome chromosome 36 genome and includes:
- the SCG4 gene encoding phosphoglycan beta 1,3 galactosyltransferase 4 produces the protein MREENNAPPAWAPRDTHRADPLQLLSSPQKHCGLSSAAESGQGCHSRSHGKPEVDSTREASGDKSSASTLSRNDDFLNEVAQTHSFRFCGHPRRSAAQCLRSQIQKRFLVALAVLLALIVMVHCAISRFTINVGSQQKRSIRLSKEAARRSEFPSPFSVLVHHETAVERLTTTQRGLAASETDSLVRLDPDQLPSWTLRVIDEDCTMCFDNVTYASAVAANAGRSTDRTGNQRLKGLSVFATTSAPLGLMGPMLFAMASVTDDVDIATELPRWQWVTRSYAQQRGFVHASQSRGTGERPRHLIVKGIPSTDQPKRYPLRARSGRRG